In Ruminiclostridium papyrosolvens DSM 2782, the following proteins share a genomic window:
- the rbfA gene encoding 30S ribosome-binding factor RbfA, with translation MADRIIRISEEVKKEISNIIQNDIKDPRLPSMVSIVSCNVTKDLRYAKVFVSVLGNEEQKKNAISALKSAAGFIRRELGHRVQLRYTPEIHFELDTSIEHGIHINKLLDDAKKEFTE, from the coding sequence ATGGCAGACAGAATAATTAGAATATCAGAAGAAGTTAAAAAGGAAATAAGCAATATAATTCAAAATGATATAAAAGACCCTAGACTTCCAAGTATGGTTAGCATAGTTTCATGTAATGTAACCAAGGATTTAAGATATGCCAAGGTATTTGTCAGTGTTTTGGGGAATGAAGAGCAAAAGAAAAATGCCATTAGCGCTTTGAAAAGTGCCGCAGGTTTCATCAGACGTGAGCTTGGGCATAGAGTGCAACTCAGGTATACACCTGAAATACACTTTGAACTTGATACATCTATTGAACATGGTATCCACATCAACAAGCTTCTTGATGATGCCAAAAAGGAATTTACCGAATAA